The following proteins are co-located in the Nocardia bhagyanarayanae genome:
- a CDS encoding DUF2339 domain-containing protein, with protein sequence MPPSSGAPTSGAVPQPGAVPQAGVMPPSGVTPTTGATPPPGFVPPQAWGRAPRGAMPVGGGMVPPGIRPPAPPVRREPHVPWWQRDGVISRVLAVAGVAVTLIGVVMLLVLAAQAGFFGPVPRVVAGAAFSAALVGAGMRVFGKAGGRVGGIALAATGIAGAYLDVIAVTAIYHWLNPVVGLAVAFAVAAGGVGLAMRWKSQPLAVLVVSGAALLAPFVTVELVLLGFLIALQLACVPVQFDRDWPFLHVVRTAPAVIATLVGIAVALIETSDHTRELWLLVAAIATALIGTVGTALVVRRRADDITATVAFAISTTPLLAVPALFDRRVAALIAGLFALVLLATAALTLLPKTRELAKLPGHTAIAAAVAGSFALLEACVGVTSTQTLPIATLLVALGFLGVAGQLRSGVAAGLGIAFALIGGLAFLANATPERLASQQLAEKHLSVSTTLAAIVGLAVVAVAVWTIRRLAGTPKGGAEDSILWIAASGAALYLVTAAIVAIGTATGARDGFVIGHSIATIVWMAAATAALLYGLRNLSRSAAIAKVALGSGLLVTTAALAKLFLFDLATLDGLIRVAAFLVVGILLLLTGTRYARAFAEAGTRSAD encoded by the coding sequence ATGCCGCCGTCGAGTGGCGCGCCGACTTCCGGCGCCGTGCCCCAGCCGGGTGCGGTGCCGCAGGCGGGTGTGATGCCGCCGTCGGGTGTCACGCCGACAACGGGTGCGACGCCGCCGCCGGGTTTTGTGCCGCCGCAGGCGTGGGGCCGGGCTCCGCGGGGCGCGATGCCGGTGGGTGGTGGGATGGTGCCGCCCGGGATTCGACCGCCCGCGCCGCCGGTGCGGCGCGAACCGCATGTTCCGTGGTGGCAGCGGGACGGGGTGATCAGCAGGGTGCTTGCCGTGGCCGGTGTGGCGGTGACGTTGATCGGTGTGGTGATGCTGTTGGTGCTCGCGGCACAGGCCGGGTTCTTCGGGCCGGTACCGAGGGTTGTTGCTGGAGCGGCCTTCTCGGCCGCGCTTGTCGGGGCGGGGATGCGGGTCTTCGGTAAGGCCGGTGGGCGGGTCGGCGGTATCGCGTTGGCGGCCACTGGTATCGCGGGCGCCTATCTCGATGTGATCGCCGTGACCGCGATCTATCACTGGTTGAACCCGGTGGTGGGGTTGGCGGTGGCGTTCGCGGTCGCGGCGGGTGGCGTCGGGCTCGCGATGCGGTGGAAGTCGCAGCCGTTGGCGGTGCTCGTGGTGTCGGGCGCTGCGCTGCTCGCGCCGTTCGTGACCGTCGAACTGGTGCTGCTCGGTTTCCTGATCGCGCTGCAATTGGCTTGCGTTCCGGTGCAATTCGACCGTGATTGGCCGTTCCTGCACGTCGTCCGTACCGCCCCCGCGGTGATCGCCACTCTGGTGGGCATCGCCGTGGCGCTCATCGAGACCTCCGATCACACCCGCGAGCTGTGGCTTCTGGTCGCCGCGATCGCGACGGCGCTGATCGGCACGGTCGGAACCGCACTGGTGGTGCGCCGCCGCGCCGACGACATCACCGCGACCGTGGCCTTCGCCATCTCGACCACCCCGTTGCTCGCGGTGCCCGCGCTGTTCGACCGCCGCGTCGCCGCACTGATCGCTGGGCTTTTCGCGCTGGTCTTGCTCGCGACTGCCGCGCTGACGCTGCTGCCGAAAACCCGTGAGCTGGCCAAGCTTCCGGGCCACACCGCCATCGCCGCGGCTGTCGCGGGCTCCTTCGCCTTGCTCGAGGCATGCGTCGGCGTGACGAGTACGCAGACGCTTCCCATCGCGACGCTGCTCGTCGCACTGGGCTTCCTCGGCGTGGCGGGCCAGCTGCGTTCCGGCGTCGCCGCGGGTCTCGGCATCGCCTTCGCGTTGATCGGCGGACTCGCCTTCCTCGCGAACGCGACCCCCGAAAGGCTTGCCTCGCAGCAACTCGCCGAGAAGCACCTGTCCGTCTCCACCACGCTGGCGGCGATCGTCGGTCTCGCCGTTGTCGCGGTGGCGGTCTGGACCATCCGCCGGCTGGCAGGCACACCGAAGGGCGGCGCGGAGGACTCGATCCTCTGGATCGCCGCGAGTGGCGCGGCCCTCTACCTGGTGACCGCCGCGATCGTCGCGATCGGCACCGCGACGGGCGCGCGGGACGGCTTCGTCATCGGCCACAGCATCGCCACCATCGTGTGGATGGCGGCCGCCACCGCCGCGCTGCTCTACGGCCTGCGCAACCTCTCCCGCTCTGCCGCCATCGCCAAGGTCGCCCTCGGCTCCGGACTGCTGGTCACCACCGCAGCCCTGGCGAAGCTGTTCCTCTTCGACCTGGCCACCCTCGACGGCCTGATCCGAGTCGCGGCCTTCCTGGTAGTCGGAATCCTCCTGCTACTCACGGGAACCCGCTACGCCCGAGCCTTCGCCGAAGCGGGCACCCGCAGCGCCGATTGA
- a CDS encoding serine hydrolase domain-containing protein produces the protein MTTTFDPEKLQTALENVHRAGMPGIFAEVRDDDQIWRGAAGVADVDTGRPVTAEMRHRVGSITKTFTAAAVLRLVDDGEIDLDTPIGHYLPRLVPGERGAAITIRMLINHTSGLAEFFPYAYPSLAAFPALAETTPESLDDHRFTRFHATELIGMGVSAPATGTPGGTPGVYSNTNYLLLCQLLESITGTSAEKFITRNVIERAGLRDTELPPGPHINGPHSLHYEAWFGMIDPPRDYSVYDMSWTANAASLISTVADLNRFYRLLLAGEIISPASLAQMQRTVPVIAFDGRTGDYGLGLQKTTLPGHGVYWGHEGSVWGGGAMSMISADGKRQASIAVNLQRWNRLDSAGKPQPHPIDDALQALTQLALGG, from the coding sequence GTGACCACCACATTCGATCCCGAGAAGCTACAGACCGCCCTGGAGAACGTCCATCGCGCGGGCATGCCCGGAATTTTCGCCGAGGTGCGCGACGACGACCAGATCTGGCGCGGCGCCGCCGGAGTAGCCGATGTCGACACCGGCCGCCCCGTCACCGCCGAGATGCGACACCGCGTCGGCAGCATCACCAAGACGTTCACCGCCGCCGCTGTGCTGCGGCTGGTCGACGATGGCGAAATAGATCTCGACACACCCATCGGCCACTACTTGCCGCGGCTGGTTCCCGGCGAACGCGGTGCGGCGATCACGATCCGGATGTTGATCAACCACACCAGCGGCCTCGCCGAATTCTTCCCGTACGCCTACCCTTCACTCGCGGCCTTTCCCGCCCTGGCGGAAACGACACCGGAGAGCCTGGATGACCACCGGTTCACCAGGTTTCACGCGACCGAGCTGATCGGAATGGGGGTCTCGGCGCCCGCTACCGGCACTCCGGGTGGCACACCGGGGGTGTACTCGAACACCAATTACCTGCTGCTGTGCCAACTCCTGGAGTCGATTACTGGTACTTCGGCGGAGAAATTCATCACCCGCAACGTCATCGAGCGCGCCGGGCTGCGGGACACCGAGCTCCCGCCCGGACCGCATATCAACGGACCGCACTCACTGCACTACGAGGCGTGGTTCGGCATGATCGACCCGCCGCGCGACTACAGCGTCTATGACATGTCGTGGACGGCGAACGCGGCTTCCCTGATATCGACCGTCGCGGACCTGAACCGCTTCTACCGCCTGCTGCTGGCCGGCGAAATCATCAGTCCAGCGTCGCTGGCGCAGATGCAACGCACCGTTCCGGTCATCGCCTTCGACGGAAGGACCGGCGACTACGGTCTGGGCCTGCAGAAGACGACACTGCCCGGCCACGGCGTCTATTGGGGGCATGAAGGTTCGGTCTGGGGCGGCGGCGCGATGTCCATGATCAGCGCCGACGGCAAACGGCAAGCGTCCATCGCGGTGAATCTGCAGCGCTGGAACCGACTCGACTCCGCGGGGAAGCCGCAGCCCCATCCCATCGACGACGCACTCCAGGCTCTCACCCAACTGGCGCTGGGTGGTTGA